A region from the Ichthyobacterium seriolicida genome encodes:
- a CDS encoding L-threonylcarbamoyladenylate synthase, translating to MSEFIRLYQENPNTKSIVKIVECLRNGGVIIYPTDTVYALGCDINNTKALKRLASVKRVNLEKANFSFICFDLKDLSVYTKQLSTPTYKILNRALPGSFTFILKGSRTLPKVFKNKKTVGIRVPQSNITRALVKELGNPIVSTSIHHDDEIIEYMSDPQEIYEKYKSLVDIVIDGGFIGNTPSTVIDLSDETPVLIREGKGDFNTVL from the coding sequence ATGTCTGAATTTATAAGGTTATACCAAGAGAATCCAAATACAAAAAGCATTGTTAAAATTGTAGAATGCCTTAGAAACGGAGGAGTTATAATCTATCCTACCGATACGGTTTACGCATTGGGATGCGACATAAATAATACTAAAGCTCTAAAGAGATTAGCCAGCGTAAAACGAGTAAACCTAGAAAAGGCGAATTTCTCATTTATATGTTTTGATCTCAAAGACTTATCTGTTTACACCAAACAACTCAGCACCCCTACATACAAAATACTCAACAGGGCATTGCCTGGCAGTTTCACTTTTATTTTAAAGGGGAGCAGAACACTTCCAAAAGTATTTAAAAATAAAAAAACTGTAGGTATTAGAGTTCCCCAAAGCAATATCACCAGAGCCCTTGTAAAGGAATTAGGAAATCCTATAGTGAGCACTTCAATACACCACGACGATGAAATAATAGAATATATGAGTGATCCACAAGAAATCTATGAGAAATACAAATCACTGGTCGACATAGTAATAGATGGAGGTTTTATAGGTAATACGCCTTCTACAGTAATAGACTTGTCTGACGAAACGCCTGTTTTAATAAGGGAGGGGAAAGGTGATTTTAATACCGTATTGTAA
- a CDS encoding DUF349 domain-containing protein, with amino-acid sequence MLPGKDETLLNDDLFDLSVYDDMNEEQLYKEAKKIIKNKPINLIKEVINKIDDRFCELIQIDRKNKEESFVSSGGEIHDFKFNNEINNKFIELMFEYRSAKKKYFEEIRIRQEKNLEKKIQIIKSIKELYQGTESVPNAIEKFKLLQEEWTKYDDIPKSKANEIWNKYKHHTKNFYDYTNLNRQLRQVNTEKNLELRTKVINSARELLNETSIKKMSTKIDLLHNIWKNEIGSVGKTDNDKTWEEFSEISSQIREKISAHFDEIKIQNQKSIDKKRQLCKDLEALVSDTESLNTHNKWQKKNAEVEYIFTEFKKTKRAFKKEEENIWEKFIGLKKRFDKNKNDFYKSLKKRANDQLPLKRELLEKAIAIVSSEDTSKTIRDIKEIQRQWNGLIRSKSHEKIDKNFQGICNDFFGKLKEKRDEFENISEETIGIANAVIEQTREYDNKEDISKEQDEPLLKNLIKKWEKLGETPVELTEKFYLHINSILLKMGFNQKEITLIRFKEKIMALSEIGKTNDIKKEHETIKKSTISMEKEIQQLEINLSFFKNSDNDFAKEVKKSLQDKKESLDLLKKKMSFLKKNNFQ; translated from the coding sequence ATGTTACCAGGAAAAGATGAAACTCTATTAAACGATGATTTATTTGATTTGTCTGTTTACGACGATATGAACGAAGAACAATTGTACAAAGAGGCAAAAAAAATCATCAAGAACAAACCTATAAACCTCATAAAAGAGGTTATTAATAAGATTGATGATCGCTTTTGTGAATTGATACAGATCGATAGAAAAAACAAAGAAGAGAGCTTTGTAAGCTCTGGAGGAGAGATTCACGATTTTAAATTCAATAACGAAATAAACAATAAGTTTATAGAGCTCATGTTCGAGTACAGGAGTGCGAAGAAGAAGTATTTCGAAGAAATTAGAATCAGACAAGAAAAAAACTTAGAAAAAAAAATACAGATAATAAAGAGTATAAAAGAGCTGTATCAAGGAACTGAAAGTGTGCCCAATGCAATAGAAAAATTTAAACTACTGCAAGAGGAATGGACAAAATATGATGATATTCCAAAATCCAAGGCTAATGAAATTTGGAATAAATACAAACATCACACCAAGAATTTTTATGATTACACAAATTTAAATAGACAACTCAGACAAGTAAACACTGAAAAAAATTTGGAGCTTCGAACCAAAGTAATAAATTCCGCCAGAGAGTTATTAAACGAAACTTCTATAAAGAAGATGTCTACCAAAATAGATCTTTTACACAACATATGGAAAAATGAGATAGGCTCAGTAGGAAAAACTGATAACGATAAAACTTGGGAGGAATTCAGTGAAATAAGTTCACAAATACGAGAGAAGATATCTGCTCATTTCGATGAAATAAAGATTCAGAATCAAAAGTCAATTGATAAAAAAAGACAATTGTGTAAAGATCTAGAGGCATTGGTAAGTGATACAGAAAGTCTAAATACTCATAATAAATGGCAAAAAAAGAATGCTGAAGTAGAATATATTTTTACTGAATTTAAAAAGACTAAGAGAGCATTTAAAAAGGAAGAAGAAAATATCTGGGAAAAGTTTATAGGGCTTAAAAAGCGATTCGACAAAAACAAAAATGATTTTTACAAGTCTTTAAAAAAGAGGGCTAACGATCAGCTTCCATTGAAGAGGGAATTATTAGAAAAAGCCATAGCTATAGTCAGCAGTGAAGACACATCTAAAACCATACGAGATATAAAAGAAATACAAAGACAATGGAATGGTTTAATAAGGTCTAAGTCACATGAGAAAATTGACAAAAATTTTCAGGGCATTTGCAATGATTTTTTCGGCAAACTCAAAGAAAAAAGAGATGAATTCGAAAATATTTCAGAAGAAACTATAGGCATTGCCAATGCTGTAATAGAACAAACTAGAGAATACGACAATAAAGAAGATATCTCCAAAGAACAAGATGAACCTCTGTTGAAAAATCTTATAAAAAAATGGGAAAAACTAGGGGAAACCCCCGTTGAATTAACAGAAAAATTCTACTTGCATATCAACTCCATCCTGCTTAAAATGGGATTTAATCAAAAGGAAATAACTCTGATTAGATTCAAAGAAAAAATTATGGCTCTCTCGGAGATAGGCAAAACAAATGATATAAAAAAAGAACACGAAACGATTAAAAAAAGTACAATCTCTATGGAAAAAGAAATACAACAATTAGAAATAAATTTGTCGTTTTTCAAAAATAGCGATAATGACTTTGCAAAAGAGGTTAAAAAATCCTTACAAGACAAAAAAGAATCTCTCGATCTCTTAAAAAAGAAAATGTCTTTCCTAAAAAAGAACAATTTTCAATAA